A single window of Longimicrobiales bacterium DNA harbors:
- a CDS encoding M20/M25/M40 family metallo-hydrolase, with protein MRRALLAALVLAAAPGAGATNAQTFATEDPVLRSIWTEAMDNSQVEALAQVLLDSVGPRLTGSPGMKAAHDWAVRQYGAWGIEARNEQYGTWRGWQRGVTHIDLVEPRVRTLEGMMLAWSPGTSGKNVEGDVVILPEFASAADFRAWLPQVRGRFVLVSYAQESCRPLRQFEEFGMEGALDAAREARQQGMRAWNVRVQSTGLSMNDLRLALEEAGAAAILQSNWSNDYGVNKIFGTNTTRTPTVDLGCEDYGLVYRLAHNNQSPKLRLRADARFTGEQPTFNTIATIPGTGKPDEYVMLSAHFDSWDGGSGATDNASGTVLMMEVMRILKQVYPNPKRTILVGHWGGEEQGLNGSRAFAADHPEVVEGLQALFNQDNGTGRVVNISMQGFVDAGEHFGRWIARIPGEVTQHIELGIPGMPGGGGSDYASFVCAGAPAFNLSALNWGYGTYTWHTNRDTFDKLVFDDIRNNVVLAAMLAYQASEEPERIARTQRVLPPTNDGEPRTWPQCREPQRTAP; from the coding sequence ATGAGGCGAGCCCTGCTTGCTGCGCTCGTGCTGGCGGCTGCACCGGGTGCAGGCGCGACGAATGCGCAGACGTTTGCAACGGAGGATCCGGTCCTGCGCAGCATCTGGACCGAGGCCATGGACAACTCGCAGGTCGAGGCCCTGGCGCAGGTGCTGCTCGACTCCGTGGGCCCGCGGCTGACCGGCTCGCCCGGGATGAAGGCCGCACACGACTGGGCAGTCCGCCAGTACGGCGCCTGGGGCATCGAGGCGCGCAACGAGCAGTACGGCACCTGGCGCGGGTGGCAGCGCGGTGTCACGCACATCGACCTGGTCGAGCCGCGCGTGCGCACGCTCGAGGGGATGATGCTCGCATGGAGTCCGGGCACCAGCGGCAAGAACGTCGAGGGCGACGTCGTGATCCTGCCGGAGTTCGCGAGCGCAGCCGACTTCCGTGCCTGGCTGCCGCAGGTGCGCGGCAGGTTCGTTCTCGTGTCGTACGCCCAGGAGAGCTGCCGGCCGCTGCGGCAGTTCGAGGAGTTCGGGATGGAAGGCGCGCTGGATGCGGCGCGCGAGGCGCGGCAGCAGGGGATGCGTGCCTGGAACGTGCGCGTCCAGTCGACCGGGCTGTCCATGAATGATCTCCGCCTCGCCCTCGAGGAGGCCGGCGCGGCGGCGATCCTCCAGAGCAACTGGTCCAACGACTACGGCGTGAACAAGATCTTCGGCACCAACACCACGCGCACGCCGACCGTGGACCTCGGGTGCGAGGACTACGGCCTGGTCTACCGCCTGGCGCACAACAACCAGTCGCCGAAGCTGCGACTCCGCGCGGACGCGCGTTTCACCGGTGAGCAGCCGACGTTCAATACGATCGCAACCATTCCGGGCACCGGGAAGCCGGACGAGTACGTCATGCTGTCCGCGCACTTCGACTCCTGGGATGGCGGCTCCGGCGCGACCGACAACGCATCGGGCACCGTGCTCATGATGGAGGTGATGCGCATCCTGAAGCAGGTGTATCCGAACCCGAAGCGCACCATCCTGGTCGGCCACTGGGGCGGTGAGGAGCAGGGGCTGAACGGCTCGCGCGCCTTTGCCGCGGATCACCCCGAGGTCGTCGAAGGGCTGCAGGCGCTCTTCAACCAGGACAACGGCACCGGCCGCGTCGTGAACATCTCGATGCAGGGCTTCGTGGATGCCGGCGAGCACTTCGGCCGCTGGATCGCGCGCATTCCCGGCGAAGTGACGCAGCACATCGAGCTCGGCATTCCCGGGATGCCGGGCGGCGGCGGCAGCGACTACGCGTCGTTCGTCTGTGCCGGTGCACCCGCGTTCAACCTGAGCGCGCTCAACTGGGGCTACGGCACGTACACGTGGCATACGAACCGCGATACGTTCGACAAGCTCGTCTTCGACGACATCCGCAACAACGTCGTGCTCGCGGCCATGCTTGCATACCAGGCATCCGAGGAGCCGGAGCGCATCGCGCGCACGCAGCGCGTGCTGCCGCCGACGAATGACGGCGAGCCGCGCACGTGGCCCCAGTGCCGCGAGCCGCAGCGCACCGCACCGTAG